One stretch of Oncorhynchus masou masou isolate Uvic2021 unplaced genomic scaffold, UVic_Omas_1.1 unplaced_scaffold_4670, whole genome shotgun sequence DNA includes these proteins:
- the LOC135535260 gene encoding tether containing UBX domain for GLUT4-like — MVGGPPKAKKSKPNNAKPVDREPLIYHMDSGAHRYGNEQDLPDEFFEVTVDDIRKRFAQLKSERRVLEEAPLMTKALRESQMKDKMDRYPRVVLRVQFPDRCVLQGFFRPLET; from the exons atGGTTGGTGGGCCGCCCAAAGCCAAGAAATCTAAACCCAACAACGCCAAG CCGGTGGACAGGGAACCCCTGATCTACCACATGGACTCTGGGGCGCATCGCTACGGCAACGAACAGGACTTGCCAGACGAGTTCTTTGAGGTGACTGTGGACGACATCCGCAAACGCTTCGCTCAGCTGAAGAGTGAGag GAGGGTACTAGAGGAGGCTCCTCTGATGACTAAAGCTCTGAGAGAATCTCAGATGAAGGATAAGATGGACAGATACCCCCGA gtagtTCTGAGGGTCCAGTTCCCTGACAGATGTGTTCTACAGGGATTCTTCAGACCTCTAGAGA